The following proteins are co-located in the Takifugu flavidus isolate HTHZ2018 chromosome 16, ASM371156v2, whole genome shotgun sequence genome:
- the tnika gene encoding TRAF2 and NCK interacting kinase a isoform X9: MASDSPARSLDEIDLSALRDPAGIFELVELVGNGTYGQVYKGRHVKTGQLAAIKVMDVTGDEEEEIKAEINMLKKYSHHRNIATYYGAFVKKNPPGIDDQLWLVMEFCGAGSVTDLIKNTKGNSLKEEWIAYICREILRGLSHLHQHKVIHRDIKGQNVLLTENAEVKLVDFGVSAQLDKTVGRRNTFIGTPYWMAPEVIACDENPDATYDFKSDLWSLGITAIEMAEGAPPLCDMHPMRALFLIPRNPAPRLKSKKWSKKFQSFIESCLVKSHSQRPSTEQLLRHPFIRDLPNERQVRIQLKDHIDRTKKKRGERDETEYEYSGSEDEDEDRDMGEPSSIINVPGESTLRRDFLRLQLANKERSEAQRRQQLEQQHNEEHKRLLLAERQKRIEEQKEQRRRLEEQQQRERELRKQHEREQRRRYEEMEQLRREEERRHAEREQEYIRRQLEEEQRQLEILQQQLLQEQALLLEYKRKQIEEQRQAERLQRQLQQERAYLVSLQQQQQEARQAEKKQLYHYKDIVNPNDKPAWAKEVEERSKMNRQSSLAPSRPSDPSLPPRSESFSSGGMQPARTPPIHHSIEPQMAHLVPVKTHSGSMSGSQSLQDQTGTALNEAVSTGSPRPEMPRQNSDPTSDAPGPPLSVSSREERDRERDRERDRTAWLREEDLPPKVPQRTTSISPALVRKNSPNGGGGPRSGSQLIRASNPDLRRSELSLEAVLQRTSSNSSSSSSPSSQGGSTERRGQAQQEGSPPGANQEARTKQEEGHESARPSRPADLSALAKELRELRVEEGSRPPVKVTDYSSSSDDSESSDEDGEVVGHDGTVAVSDIPRIMPAVQNSTESYGGLPEDSRGEPYNSSKDSTLMMREAGERRKGVPSESNGFGNHGNLGNLPDLLQQSNSPSATPTTTLHELGDISEFGVGGSEASFTPFVDPRVYQTSPGENEENSAAAMFANELLRQEEARLNEARKISVVNVNPTNIRPHSDTPEIRKYKKRFNSEILCAALWGVNLLVGTENGLMLLDRSGQGKVYNLITRRRFLQMDVLEGLNVLVTISGKKNKLRVYYLSWLRNRILHNDPEVEKKQGWITVGDLEGCVHYKVVKYERIKFLVIALKNSVEIYAWAPKPYHKFMAFKSFTELQHRPQLVDLTVEEGQRLKVIYGSSVGFHVIDVDSGNPYDIYIPSHIQSQVTPHAIVVLPKTDGMEMLLCYEDEGVYVNTYGRITKDVVLQWGEMPTSVAYIHSNQIMGWGEKAIEIRSVETGHLDGVFMHKRAQRLKFLCERNDKVFFASVRSGGSSQVFFMTLNRNSMMNW, translated from the exons GGTCGCCATGTTAAGACAGGCCAGCTGGCAGCCATCAAGGTCATGGATGTCACCGGG gatgaggaagaggagattaAAGCCGAGATCAACATGCTGAAGAAGTACAGCCACCACCGGAACATCGCCACCTACTATGGCGCCTTCGTCAAGAAGAACCCGCCCGGCATCGATGATCAGTTATGG CTGGTCATGGAGTTCTGCGGTGCCGGCTCAGTCACCGACCTGATCAAGAACACCAAGGGCAACTCCCTGAAGGAGGAGTGGATCGCCTACATCTGCCGGGAGATCCTCAGG GGCCTGAGTCATCTCCATCAGCACAAGGTCATCCACAGAGATATCAAGGGACAGAACGTCCTGCTGACTGAGAACGCCGAGGTCAagctag TGGACTTTGGTGTGTCGGCCCAGTTGGACAAAACTGTGGGAAGAAGGAACACGTTTATCGGGACGCCCTATTGGATGGCGCCGGAGGTCATCGCCTGCGACGAGAATCCTGACGCCACCTACGACTTCAAG AGCGACCTGTGGTCTCTGGGAATAACGGCCATAGAAATGGCAGAAGGAGCGCCAC CGCTGTGCGACATGCACCCCATGAGGGCGCTCTTCCTCATCCCGCGCAACCCGGCGCCGAGGCTCAAGTCGAAGAAGTG GTCCAAGAAGTTCCAGTCGTTCATCGAGAGCTGCCTGGTGAAGAGCCACAGCCAGAGGCCGAGCACGGAGCAGCTGCTCAGGCACCCGTTCATCAGGGACCTGCCCAACGAGAGGCAGGTCCGCATCCAGCTCAAGGACCACATCGACCGCACCAAGAAGAAGAGAGGCGAGAGGG ATGAGACGGAGTACGAGTACAGCGGCAGCGAAGACGAGGATGAGGACAGAGACATGGGAGAGCCCAGCTCCATCATCAACGTCCCGGGCGAGTCCACGCTGAGGCGGGACTTCCTGCGCCTCCAGCTAGCCAACAAGGAGCGCTCGGAGGCGCAGCgccggcagcagctggagcagcagcataACGAGGAGCACAAGCGCCTGCTGCTGGCCGAGAGGCAGAAACGCATCGAGGAGCaaaaggagcagaggaggcggctggaggag cagcagcagcgagagcgCGAGCTGAGGAAGCAGCACGAGAGGGAGCAGCGGAGGCGCTACGAGGAAATGGAGCAGCTccgcagagaggaggaaaggaggcaCGCGGAGAGAGAGCAG GAGTATATCCGTAGAcagctggaagaggagcagcggcaGTTGGAgattctccagcagcagctgctacagGAGCAGGCCTTACTACTG GAGTACAAGCGTAAGCAGATCGAGGAGCAGCGGCAGGCGGAGCGGCTGcagaggcagctgcagcaggagagggcCTACCTGGTgtcgctgcagcagcagcagcaggaggccaggCAAGCCGAGAAGAAACAGCTGTACCACTACAAAGACATCGTCAACCCCAATGACAAGCCTGCCTGGGCCAAAGAG GTGGAGGAGCGATCTAAGATGAACAGGCAGAGCTCCCTGGCACCCAGCCGTCCCTccgacccctccctccctccccgctcCGAGTCCTTCAGCAGTGGTGGCATGCAGCCTGCTCGcaccccacccatccaccactCCATCGAaccgcag ATGGCCCACCTGGTCCCAGTAAAGACCCACTCAGGCTCCATGTCCGGCTCCCAGTCGTTGCAGGACCAGACGGGTACGGCTCTGAATGAGGCCGTCAGCACAGGATCCCCAAGGCCCGAAATGCCCCGACAGAACTCGGACCCTACGTCTGACGCTCCCGGACCTCCGCTGTCTGTCTCTAGTAGAGAGGAgcgggacagagagagagacagggaacgGGACAGGACCGCctggctgagggaggaggaccTTCCACCCAAG GTCCCCCAGAGGACCACATCCATCTCCCCAGCTTTGGTTAGGAAAAACTCCCCTAACGGAGGCGGGGGCCCTCGGTCAGGTTCTCAGCTCATACGTGCCAG TAATCCAGACCTGCGGCGCTCGGAGCTCTCTCTGGAGGCCGTGCTTCAAAGAACTTCCTccaactcctcttcctcctcctccccctcgtcTCAGGGAGGTTCCACTGAGAGGAGAG GTCAAGCCCAGCAGGAAGGGTCCCCTCCAGGAGCCAATCAGGAGGCCAGGACCAAACAGGAGGAAGGCCATGAATCAGCCAGACCGAGCAGACCTGCG GACCTAAGTGCTCTGGCGAAAGAACTCCGAGAACTGAGAGTCGAGGAGGGCAGCAGACCCCCAGTCAAG GTGACCGACTACTCGTCCTCCAGCGACGATTCGGAGAGCAGCGATGAAGACGGGGAGGTGGTCGGGCACGATGGGACGGTGGCAGTTAGCGACATCCCCCGTATCAT gccAGCAGTACAGAACAGCACTGAGTCATATGGAGGGCTGCCTGAGGACTCTCGAGGAGAACCCTATAACAGCTCCAAGGACAGCACTCTAATGATGAGAGAG GctggggagaggagaaaaggcgTTCCCTCCGAGAGTAACGGCTTTGGGAATCACGGTAACCTCGGTAATCTCCCTGACCTCTTGCAGCAGAGCAACTCGCCTTCAGCCACGCCCACAACGACCCTGCATGAACTGGGGGACATTTCTGAG TTTGGCGTGGGCGGGTCCGAGGCGTCCTTCACCCCCTTTGTTGACCCACGCGTGTACCAAACGTCGCCGGGTGAAAACGAGGAGAATTCGGCAGCAG CCATGTTTGCGAACGAGCTgctgaggcaggaggaggcgAGGCTGAACGAAGCCAGAAAAATCTCCGTGGTCAACGTCAACCCCACCAACATCAGGCCTCACAGCGACACGCCGGAGATCCGCAAGTACAAGAAGCGCTTCAACTCGGAGATCCTGTGCGCGGCGCTGTGGG GCGTGAATCTGCTGGTGGGGACCGAGAACGGCCTCATGTTGCTGGACCGCAGCGGGCAGGGAAAAGTGTACAACCTGATCACCAGGCGGCGCTTCCTGCAGATGGACGTCCTGGAGGGGCTGAACGTGCTGGTCACCATATCAG GGAAGAAGAACAAGCTGCGTGTTTATTATTTGTCGTGGCTGAGGAACAGGATATTACACAACGACCCTGAGGTAGAGAAGAAGCAGGGCTGGATCACTGTTGGGGATCTGGAGGGCTGTGTGCATTATAAAGTTG TAAAATACGAGAGAATCAAGTTCCTGGTGATCGCTCTGAAGAACTCTGTAGAGATCTACGCCTGGGCTCCGAAGCCTTACCACAAGTTCATGGCCTTTAAG tCCTTCACTGAGCTGCAGCACCGTCCCCAGCTGGTTGACCTCACGGTGGAGGAAGgccagaggttaaaggtcatctaCGGGTCGAGCGTGGGCTTCCATGTCATCGACGTGGACTCGGGCAACCCTTATGACATCTACATCCCCTCTCAT ATCCAGAGCCAGGTGACGCCGCATGCCATCGTGGTTCTGCCCAAGACTGATGGAATGGAAATGCTGCTGTGCTACGAGGACGAGGGTGTGTACGTCAACACTTACGGTCGGATCACCAAGGACGTGGTGCTGCAGTGGGGAGAGATGCCCACCTCTGTCG cttaTATCCATTCCAATCAGATTATGGGCTGGGGTGAGAAAGCCATAGAGATCCGTTCTGTGGAGACGGGTCACCTGGATGGAGTTTTTATGCACAAGAGAGCCCAGAGGCTCAAATTTCTCTGTGAACGGAACGACAAG gtaTTCTTTGCATCGGTCCGTTCCGGAGGTAGCAGTCAAGTTTTCTTCATGACCCTCAACAGGAACTCCATGATGAACTGGTGA
- the tnika gene encoding TRAF2 and NCK interacting kinase a isoform X4 — MASDSPARSLDEIDLSALRDPAGIFELVELVGNGTYGQVYKGRHVKTGQLAAIKVMDVTGDEEEEIKAEINMLKKYSHHRNIATYYGAFVKKNPPGIDDQLWLVMEFCGAGSVTDLIKNTKGNSLKEEWIAYICREILRGLSHLHQHKVIHRDIKGQNVLLTENAEVKLVDFGVSAQLDKTVGRRNTFIGTPYWMAPEVIACDENPDATYDFKSDLWSLGITAIEMAEGAPPLCDMHPMRALFLIPRNPAPRLKSKKWSKKFQSFIESCLVKSHSQRPSTEQLLRHPFIRDLPNERQVRIQLKDHIDRTKKKRGERDETEYEYSGSEDEDEDRDMGEPSSIINVPGESTLRRDFLRLQLANKERSEAQRRQQLEQQHNEEHKRLLLAERQKRIEEQKEQRRRLEEQQQRERELRKQHEREQRRRYEEMEQLRREEERRHAEREQEYIRRQLEEEQRQLEILQQQLLQEQALLLEYKRKQIEEQRQAERLQRQLQQERAYLVSLQQQQQEARQAEKKQLYHYKDIVNPNDKPAWAKEVEERSKMNRQSSLAPSRPSDPSLPPRSESFSSGGMQPARTPPIHHSIEPQMAHLVPVKTHSGSMSGSQSLQDQTGTALNEAVSTGSPRPEMPRQNSDPTSDAPGPPLSVSSREERDRERDRERDRTAWLREEDLPPKVPQRTTSISPALVRKNSPNGGGGPRSGSQLIRASNPDLRRSELSLEAVLQRTSSNSSSSSSPSSQGGSTERRGQAQQEGSPPGANQEARTKQEEGHESARPSRPASYKKAIDEDLSALAKELRELRVEEGSRPPVKVTDYSSSSDDSESSDEDGEVVGHDGTVAVSDIPRIMPAVQNSTESYGGLPEDSRGEPYNSSKDSTLMMREAGERRKGVPSESNGFGNHGNLGNLPDLLQQSNSPSATPTTTLHELGDISEFGVGGSEASFTPFVDPRVYQTSPGENEENSAAAMFANELLRQEEARLNEARKISVVNVNPTNIRPHSDTPEIRKYKKRFNSEILCAALWGVNLLVGTENGLMLLDRSGQGKVYNLITRRRFLQMDVLEGLNVLVTISGKKNKLRVYYLSWLRNRILHNDPEVEKKQGWITVGDLEGCVHYKVVKYERIKFLVIALKNSVEIYAWAPKPYHKFMAFKSFTELQHRPQLVDLTVEEGQRLKVIYGSSVGFHVIDVDSGNPYDIYIPSHIQSQVTPHAIVVLPKTDGMEMLLCYEDEGVYVNTYGRITKDVVLQWGEMPTSVAYIHSNQIMGWGEKAIEIRSVETGHLDGVFMHKRAQRLKFLCERNDKVFFASVRSGGSSQVFFMTLNRNSMMNW, encoded by the exons GGTCGCCATGTTAAGACAGGCCAGCTGGCAGCCATCAAGGTCATGGATGTCACCGGG gatgaggaagaggagattaAAGCCGAGATCAACATGCTGAAGAAGTACAGCCACCACCGGAACATCGCCACCTACTATGGCGCCTTCGTCAAGAAGAACCCGCCCGGCATCGATGATCAGTTATGG CTGGTCATGGAGTTCTGCGGTGCCGGCTCAGTCACCGACCTGATCAAGAACACCAAGGGCAACTCCCTGAAGGAGGAGTGGATCGCCTACATCTGCCGGGAGATCCTCAGG GGCCTGAGTCATCTCCATCAGCACAAGGTCATCCACAGAGATATCAAGGGACAGAACGTCCTGCTGACTGAGAACGCCGAGGTCAagctag TGGACTTTGGTGTGTCGGCCCAGTTGGACAAAACTGTGGGAAGAAGGAACACGTTTATCGGGACGCCCTATTGGATGGCGCCGGAGGTCATCGCCTGCGACGAGAATCCTGACGCCACCTACGACTTCAAG AGCGACCTGTGGTCTCTGGGAATAACGGCCATAGAAATGGCAGAAGGAGCGCCAC CGCTGTGCGACATGCACCCCATGAGGGCGCTCTTCCTCATCCCGCGCAACCCGGCGCCGAGGCTCAAGTCGAAGAAGTG GTCCAAGAAGTTCCAGTCGTTCATCGAGAGCTGCCTGGTGAAGAGCCACAGCCAGAGGCCGAGCACGGAGCAGCTGCTCAGGCACCCGTTCATCAGGGACCTGCCCAACGAGAGGCAGGTCCGCATCCAGCTCAAGGACCACATCGACCGCACCAAGAAGAAGAGAGGCGAGAGGG ATGAGACGGAGTACGAGTACAGCGGCAGCGAAGACGAGGATGAGGACAGAGACATGGGAGAGCCCAGCTCCATCATCAACGTCCCGGGCGAGTCCACGCTGAGGCGGGACTTCCTGCGCCTCCAGCTAGCCAACAAGGAGCGCTCGGAGGCGCAGCgccggcagcagctggagcagcagcataACGAGGAGCACAAGCGCCTGCTGCTGGCCGAGAGGCAGAAACGCATCGAGGAGCaaaaggagcagaggaggcggctggaggag cagcagcagcgagagcgCGAGCTGAGGAAGCAGCACGAGAGGGAGCAGCGGAGGCGCTACGAGGAAATGGAGCAGCTccgcagagaggaggaaaggaggcaCGCGGAGAGAGAGCAG GAGTATATCCGTAGAcagctggaagaggagcagcggcaGTTGGAgattctccagcagcagctgctacagGAGCAGGCCTTACTACTG GAGTACAAGCGTAAGCAGATCGAGGAGCAGCGGCAGGCGGAGCGGCTGcagaggcagctgcagcaggagagggcCTACCTGGTgtcgctgcagcagcagcagcaggaggccaggCAAGCCGAGAAGAAACAGCTGTACCACTACAAAGACATCGTCAACCCCAATGACAAGCCTGCCTGGGCCAAAGAG GTGGAGGAGCGATCTAAGATGAACAGGCAGAGCTCCCTGGCACCCAGCCGTCCCTccgacccctccctccctccccgctcCGAGTCCTTCAGCAGTGGTGGCATGCAGCCTGCTCGcaccccacccatccaccactCCATCGAaccgcag ATGGCCCACCTGGTCCCAGTAAAGACCCACTCAGGCTCCATGTCCGGCTCCCAGTCGTTGCAGGACCAGACGGGTACGGCTCTGAATGAGGCCGTCAGCACAGGATCCCCAAGGCCCGAAATGCCCCGACAGAACTCGGACCCTACGTCTGACGCTCCCGGACCTCCGCTGTCTGTCTCTAGTAGAGAGGAgcgggacagagagagagacagggaacgGGACAGGACCGCctggctgagggaggaggaccTTCCACCCAAG GTCCCCCAGAGGACCACATCCATCTCCCCAGCTTTGGTTAGGAAAAACTCCCCTAACGGAGGCGGGGGCCCTCGGTCAGGTTCTCAGCTCATACGTGCCAG TAATCCAGACCTGCGGCGCTCGGAGCTCTCTCTGGAGGCCGTGCTTCAAAGAACTTCCTccaactcctcttcctcctcctccccctcgtcTCAGGGAGGTTCCACTGAGAGGAGAG GTCAAGCCCAGCAGGAAGGGTCCCCTCCAGGAGCCAATCAGGAGGCCAGGACCAAACAGGAGGAAGGCCATGAATCAGCCAGACCGAGCAGACCTGCG AGCTATAAGAAAGCCATAGATGAG GACCTAAGTGCTCTGGCGAAAGAACTCCGAGAACTGAGAGTCGAGGAGGGCAGCAGACCCCCAGTCAAG GTGACCGACTACTCGTCCTCCAGCGACGATTCGGAGAGCAGCGATGAAGACGGGGAGGTGGTCGGGCACGATGGGACGGTGGCAGTTAGCGACATCCCCCGTATCAT gccAGCAGTACAGAACAGCACTGAGTCATATGGAGGGCTGCCTGAGGACTCTCGAGGAGAACCCTATAACAGCTCCAAGGACAGCACTCTAATGATGAGAGAG GctggggagaggagaaaaggcgTTCCCTCCGAGAGTAACGGCTTTGGGAATCACGGTAACCTCGGTAATCTCCCTGACCTCTTGCAGCAGAGCAACTCGCCTTCAGCCACGCCCACAACGACCCTGCATGAACTGGGGGACATTTCTGAG TTTGGCGTGGGCGGGTCCGAGGCGTCCTTCACCCCCTTTGTTGACCCACGCGTGTACCAAACGTCGCCGGGTGAAAACGAGGAGAATTCGGCAGCAG CCATGTTTGCGAACGAGCTgctgaggcaggaggaggcgAGGCTGAACGAAGCCAGAAAAATCTCCGTGGTCAACGTCAACCCCACCAACATCAGGCCTCACAGCGACACGCCGGAGATCCGCAAGTACAAGAAGCGCTTCAACTCGGAGATCCTGTGCGCGGCGCTGTGGG GCGTGAATCTGCTGGTGGGGACCGAGAACGGCCTCATGTTGCTGGACCGCAGCGGGCAGGGAAAAGTGTACAACCTGATCACCAGGCGGCGCTTCCTGCAGATGGACGTCCTGGAGGGGCTGAACGTGCTGGTCACCATATCAG GGAAGAAGAACAAGCTGCGTGTTTATTATTTGTCGTGGCTGAGGAACAGGATATTACACAACGACCCTGAGGTAGAGAAGAAGCAGGGCTGGATCACTGTTGGGGATCTGGAGGGCTGTGTGCATTATAAAGTTG TAAAATACGAGAGAATCAAGTTCCTGGTGATCGCTCTGAAGAACTCTGTAGAGATCTACGCCTGGGCTCCGAAGCCTTACCACAAGTTCATGGCCTTTAAG tCCTTCACTGAGCTGCAGCACCGTCCCCAGCTGGTTGACCTCACGGTGGAGGAAGgccagaggttaaaggtcatctaCGGGTCGAGCGTGGGCTTCCATGTCATCGACGTGGACTCGGGCAACCCTTATGACATCTACATCCCCTCTCAT ATCCAGAGCCAGGTGACGCCGCATGCCATCGTGGTTCTGCCCAAGACTGATGGAATGGAAATGCTGCTGTGCTACGAGGACGAGGGTGTGTACGTCAACACTTACGGTCGGATCACCAAGGACGTGGTGCTGCAGTGGGGAGAGATGCCCACCTCTGTCG cttaTATCCATTCCAATCAGATTATGGGCTGGGGTGAGAAAGCCATAGAGATCCGTTCTGTGGAGACGGGTCACCTGGATGGAGTTTTTATGCACAAGAGAGCCCAGAGGCTCAAATTTCTCTGTGAACGGAACGACAAG gtaTTCTTTGCATCGGTCCGTTCCGGAGGTAGCAGTCAAGTTTTCTTCATGACCCTCAACAGGAACTCCATGATGAACTGGTGA